A window from Hymenobacter volaticus encodes these proteins:
- a CDS encoding DUF6519 domain-containing protein, producing the protein MASFDISRVAFDPRKHYGSVRMQQGRVLTDDDWNEKSRIEEEEQRRTQVDIIGGHGSPDNGFKIANVSNAGGFIDFDILKGALYLGGQRLQMDGQETFRLQKDWLQKKDGDFKVPVLLTPEPVYDLVYLESWQQPVSAVEDSSLFEKALGTGDTTTRMRYMRRVKIFSDTGSPDCPVSFQRLKNDWIAKKIGTIRRGNELVQDSSLKVTFGTSTAADDLCTPAIAGGYLGAENQAIRVQVTDIDYSNAPATGHFTWGFDNASPYYRVVVKSTPNGLVVEMKTAPKDQYHWPMAGQVVEFLPWSAVLPNNEKIAEQAGFMSKVLTSYNPDINNPGTGFFGIADAALPAEFGEWKNRTDRPSLALPAEFFYMRVWNRGADLASPEKIPFTVGTPVPLGTRGLEVTFNGTGFTSPDGLANNFWVIAARPSTPDVVVPWELSTTGISKHGVRLFYSPLAIIEWKLDANQNVTGTMIHDCRRRFRPLTEDECCCTYTVGDGVHSKGDFRSIQEAVDSLPAEGGKICVLPGIHDANVQIYNKQKIYISGCGEQTIVRSAFTTIKPIFVIRHSQRIRIDNMTMITLDGIAVVVEDDKMRVAASEEITIRENRILASIHAIRVNLQPEIAGNNRIKIAFNLIGMFDKREGGVAIFTLADDVVIERNRIVLIKDPGTPGGGNEPEPHPDPFDPCLDKGKIYKQHKEFLLMVNQLLHYAVSYTPGGAYTQRMALGGIQVGCGSEKVWILQNEITGGRGNGITLGHMPVPNNENQIIAFSPFLYDITIQENRIREMGHCGIGTVFHIRERDQSVIIHVDTLVICGNEIRYCIMEPNREQRFLLNGELNVAGISLAFCENCIIRENWVEQNGKNQLIPVTGIFIFFGEGIDIFNNRVVNNGADVLQQERTNAVRGGIVIWFAARLPRMKYASEPHVANNLTYKAANMLFPVVEADPAVRVHHNIVTQPLGHSLFVIAFGPVSIVDNQLISQGLNTGDRFSRLAGNVFILNLGISKDLLNIILMPLKNWGNVNPGMFQALTNSANASTRAFFILYQLLPSGKTLFNDNQVVLDLRTLESEQCISAQMILTLDDISFTDNQVECAGFTALLHNQSPSIDMVLFNTFLFSVSTRCSNNRFTDGFSYTFFSLISFALMNTAIGNQATHCLIVPYWSYRRKALNIELNVLTCEALKLEANLDKHNKNFGDLKFNYNSF; encoded by the coding sequence ATGGCCAGTTTCGATATTTCACGTGTGGCGTTTGATCCACGCAAGCACTATGGCAGTGTACGCATGCAGCAGGGTCGTGTGTTGACGGACGACGACTGGAATGAGAAATCGAGAATTGAAGAAGAGGAGCAGCGCCGAACGCAGGTGGATATCATCGGTGGTCATGGAAGCCCGGATAATGGGTTTAAGATAGCCAATGTCAGCAACGCCGGAGGGTTTATCGACTTTGATATTCTCAAGGGTGCGCTATACCTCGGCGGCCAACGTCTGCAGATGGATGGGCAGGAAACTTTCCGTTTGCAGAAAGATTGGTTGCAGAAAAAAGACGGGGATTTCAAAGTACCTGTACTGCTTACACCTGAACCGGTGTATGACCTCGTGTATCTCGAAAGCTGGCAGCAACCCGTCAGTGCGGTGGAAGATAGTTCCTTATTTGAAAAAGCACTTGGAACTGGTGATACTACCACGCGCATGCGTTATATGCGAAGAGTAAAGATCTTTTCCGATACGGGTTCACCGGATTGTCCGGTTTCTTTCCAGCGGTTGAAGAATGACTGGATCGCAAAAAAAATCGGAACGATCCGTCGCGGTAATGAACTGGTGCAGGACTCCAGCCTTAAAGTAACGTTTGGTACATCCACTGCTGCGGATGACCTGTGTACGCCCGCAATTGCAGGTGGTTATCTCGGGGCAGAGAATCAAGCGATCCGTGTACAGGTAACTGATATTGATTACAGCAATGCCCCTGCAACTGGTCATTTTACTTGGGGATTTGACAATGCATCGCCTTATTACCGCGTGGTAGTAAAAAGCACACCCAACGGCCTGGTTGTGGAAATGAAAACAGCGCCAAAGGACCAGTATCACTGGCCAATGGCGGGACAGGTGGTAGAATTTTTACCCTGGTCAGCTGTATTGCCGAATAATGAGAAGATCGCGGAGCAGGCAGGATTTATGAGCAAAGTGTTGACATCTTATAACCCTGATATAAATAACCCTGGTACAGGATTTTTTGGTATTGCAGATGCCGCACTGCCTGCTGAATTCGGGGAATGGAAGAACCGGACGGATCGTCCTTCTCTTGCTTTGCCTGCAGAATTCTTCTACATGCGTGTGTGGAACAGGGGCGCCGATCTTGCATCGCCTGAAAAAATACCGTTTACGGTTGGTACACCCGTGCCATTGGGGACAAGAGGTCTTGAAGTTACGTTTAATGGAACTGGTTTTACAAGTCCTGATGGACTGGCAAATAATTTCTGGGTCATTGCTGCACGTCCTTCCACACCGGATGTGGTGGTACCCTGGGAACTTTCCACTACCGGGATTAGCAAGCATGGCGTACGATTGTTTTATTCACCACTGGCAATTATCGAATGGAAGCTGGATGCCAATCAGAATGTAACTGGTACGATGATTCATGATTGCCGCAGAAGATTCCGGCCATTGACAGAAGATGAATGTTGTTGTACATATACAGTAGGAGATGGTGTACACAGCAAAGGAGACTTCAGGAGTATACAGGAGGCAGTAGATAGTCTTCCTGCAGAAGGAGGTAAGATTTGCGTGCTGCCAGGCATACATGATGCAAATGTTCAGATCTACAACAAACAAAAAATTTATATTAGCGGTTGCGGTGAGCAGACGATAGTAAGGTCTGCATTTACCACTATCAAACCGATATTCGTTATCCGGCATTCACAAAGAATCCGCATCGACAATATGACAATGATAACGCTCGACGGTATTGCTGTGGTTGTCGAGGATGACAAGATGAGAGTGGCTGCATCTGAAGAGATCACGATACGCGAAAACCGGATATTAGCCAGTATACATGCAATTCGGGTGAACCTGCAACCGGAAATCGCGGGGAATAACCGGATAAAGATTGCGTTTAACCTCATTGGTATGTTTGATAAACGCGAAGGAGGGGTGGCCATCTTTACACTGGCCGATGACGTTGTGATTGAACGTAACCGCATCGTGCTGATCAAAGACCCGGGCACGCCGGGTGGAGGCAATGAACCGGAACCACACCCTGATCCGTTTGACCCGTGCCTTGATAAAGGCAAAATATATAAACAGCATAAGGAGTTTCTGTTAATGGTAAACCAGCTCCTGCATTATGCGGTGAGTTATACACCTGGTGGCGCGTACACACAAAGAATGGCGCTGGGTGGGATTCAGGTGGGATGCGGATCAGAAAAAGTATGGATTCTGCAAAATGAAATAACTGGTGGTCGTGGCAACGGTATCACATTGGGCCACATGCCCGTGCCAAACAACGAAAACCAGATAATAGCTTTTTCACCATTTCTCTATGACATAACGATACAGGAAAACAGGATACGGGAAATGGGGCATTGTGGGATTGGGACAGTATTCCATATACGGGAAAGGGATCAGTCGGTCATCATCCACGTTGACACGCTCGTCATCTGTGGCAATGAAATTAGGTATTGCATAATGGAGCCGAACAGGGAACAAAGATTTTTACTGAACGGCGAATTAAACGTTGCCGGCATTTCCCTAGCATTCTGTGAAAATTGTATTATCCGTGAGAACTGGGTGGAGCAGAATGGCAAAAATCAGCTGATTCCGGTGACTGGTATCTTTATATTTTTCGGCGAAGGCATTGATATATTCAACAACAGGGTAGTCAATAATGGAGCGGATGTGTTGCAACAAGAGCGCACGAATGCGGTACGTGGTGGTATCGTGATCTGGTTCGCTGCCAGGTTGCCGCGAATGAAATATGCCAGCGAGCCGCATGTGGCCAATAATCTTACCTATAAAGCTGCTAACATGCTTTTCCCAGTAGTGGAAGCAGACCCGGCAGTAAGAGTGCATCATAATATAGTGACCCAGCCTTTAGGACATTCATTGTTTGTAATTGCATTCGGGCCCGTTTCTATTGTAGACAATCAGCTCATTTCGCAGGGACTGAATACCGGCGACCGTTTTTCGCGACTAGCCGGGAACGTTTTCATTCTTAACCTCGGAATCTCGAAGGATCTTTTAAACATCATTCTCATGCCGTTGAAGAACTGGGGTAATGTCAACCCCGGTATGTTCCAAGCGCTGACCAACTCTGCAAACGCTAGCACACGGGCCTTTTTTATTCTTTACCAGTTATTACCGAGTGGCAAAACCCTTTTCAATGATAACCAGGTTGTGCTGGACCTGCGGACACTGGAATCTGAGCAATGCATCAGTGCCCAAATGATCTTAACACTAGATGATATCAGCTTTACTGATAACCAAGTGGAATGTGCGGGCTTTACCGCGCTGTTGCATAACCAGTCCCCTAGTATCGATATGGTGTTGTTTAACACATTCCTTTTTTCAGTCTCTACGCGCTGTAGCAATAACCGCTTCACCGATGGGTTCTCCTACACTTTCTTTTCACTGATCTCATTCGCGCTGATGAACACGGCGATCGGTAATCAGGCTACTCACTGCCTAATTGTACCGTACTGGTCATACCGTCGGAAAGCGCTGAACATTGAATTGAATGTTCTGACCTGTGAAGCACTTAAACTGGAAGCAAATTTGGACAAACACAATAAAAACTTTGGCGATCTGAAATTTAATTACAACAGCTTCTGA
- a CDS encoding GPW/gp25 family protein: MNQPINSIKYPFAINQQLGMLMEEKDFSRHVRQMMLQVLFTNPGERINRPDFGCGIRRMVFAPNSDATASLSEVLITQALDRWLGELITTENIEVTAMNERLEINIVYLLKVKQERQFLNVQI, translated from the coding sequence ATGAATCAGCCGATCAACAGTATTAAGTATCCATTTGCCATAAATCAGCAGCTGGGAATGCTGATGGAAGAAAAGGATTTTAGCAGGCATGTACGGCAGATGATGTTACAGGTGTTGTTTACCAATCCGGGTGAGCGGATTAACCGTCCTGACTTTGGTTGTGGTATTCGCAGGATGGTATTTGCACCCAACAGTGATGCAACGGCCAGTCTTTCCGAGGTACTGATCACACAGGCGCTGGACCGCTGGCTCGGTGAACTGATCACCACGGAAAACATAGAAGTAACAGCAATGAATGAAAGACTGGAGATCAATATTGTTTACCTGTTGAAGGTAAAACAGGAGCGACAATTCTTAAACGTACAAATTTAA
- a CDS encoding phage baseplate assembly protein V has product MNGTQQVTERMLDVIRNKYYGKYRGIVMDNKDDTNRGRIKVQVQSVLGDMQVSADPCLPYTGKGSGSYLVPDKGAGVWVEFEAGNVDYPIWTGCYWADKELPKDEKSNTVKPSLRMIRSEKGLMLTMNDDSEIITLSDKDGSNIMTIEVNEGKIRIQGNLKVVVEAPMIELVENSTHPVVFGDNLLAYLNQLVTIFQAHTHPGELALGVLPVTPAPPVPVFPPATPSLLSTIVRTG; this is encoded by the coding sequence ATGAATGGTACACAGCAAGTAACAGAACGGATGCTGGATGTTATCCGCAACAAGTATTACGGTAAATACCGTGGAATTGTAATGGATAACAAGGATGATACGAACCGTGGGCGTATCAAAGTGCAGGTGCAATCAGTATTGGGTGATATGCAGGTTTCGGCAGATCCCTGTTTGCCCTATACAGGCAAAGGTAGTGGCAGTTATCTGGTACCGGATAAGGGTGCGGGTGTGTGGGTGGAGTTTGAAGCAGGGAACGTGGATTACCCGATATGGACCGGCTGTTATTGGGCCGATAAAGAGTTGCCGAAAGATGAAAAATCGAATACGGTAAAGCCGTCATTACGGATGATACGAAGTGAAAAAGGATTGATGCTGACAATGAATGATGATTCAGAGATCATCACGCTGAGTGATAAGGATGGCAGCAATATCATGACAATAGAAGTAAATGAAGGAAAGATCAGGATACAGGGCAACCTGAAAGTGGTGGTGGAAGCACCGATGATCGAGTTGGTGGAAAATTCTACCCATCCTGTAGTATTTGGAGATAACCTGCTAGCTTACCTGAACCAGCTGGTAACGATCTTCCAGGCACATACGCATCCGGGTGAACTCGCATTGGGCGTATTGCCGGTCACACCGGCACCACCTGTACCCGTGTTTCCACCGGCAACACCTTCACTGCTTTCAACAATTGTAAGAACAGGATAA
- a CDS encoding phage late control D family protein encodes MEVREQLGDTTTYTVFFSEDVCEGDFKLLAHPSLGPCKEIAIWVEVDDKKVYLVKGPVSSQQIKLVAGGQGSELQVQGADNTIKMKREEREQDFADVDDKSIYSTILSRNGFPKTDIKDQGHKNDEAKHSKKQNKDDLNFLRNLASENGLYFWIEYDEQGMETANVKELPLEGKPSLKLRINGDDKDRNNIDELNISWNTDVPTSVVGKNLDSKTKNKTDPAVDEPGQFKLGEKSLVLITEKCRQQARSSPKPADNDGRAQERSKAALNEAEWFIRANCSTSFDRLCKVVRAHTLVEIEGAGSRHSGPYLVSGVTHSIDAVSYKMQVELIRNAWDKAANKNGLSGLGM; translated from the coding sequence GTGGAAGTGCGCGAACAGCTTGGGGATACCACAACTTATACCGTTTTTTTTTCAGAAGATGTATGTGAAGGGGATTTTAAACTGCTGGCACATCCTTCACTCGGTCCCTGTAAAGAAATTGCCATCTGGGTAGAAGTGGATGATAAAAAAGTGTACCTGGTAAAAGGGCCCGTGAGCAGCCAGCAGATCAAACTGGTCGCTGGTGGACAGGGTTCAGAACTACAGGTGCAGGGTGCTGATAACACGATCAAGATGAAACGTGAAGAGCGGGAGCAGGATTTTGCTGACGTGGATGATAAATCAATTTACTCCACCATCCTTTCGAGGAATGGGTTTCCAAAGACAGACATCAAAGACCAGGGGCATAAGAATGATGAAGCGAAACACAGCAAAAAACAAAACAAGGATGACCTAAATTTCCTCCGCAACCTCGCCAGCGAAAACGGGCTTTATTTCTGGATTGAATATGACGAGCAGGGGATGGAAACGGCGAATGTAAAGGAACTGCCATTGGAAGGCAAACCTTCATTAAAACTCCGGATAAATGGTGACGATAAAGACCGCAACAACATTGACGAGTTAAACATCAGTTGGAATACAGATGTGCCCACGAGCGTAGTTGGTAAGAATCTCGACAGCAAAACAAAGAATAAAACCGACCCCGCAGTAGACGAACCCGGGCAATTTAAACTGGGCGAAAAATCACTGGTACTAATAACAGAGAAGTGCAGGCAGCAGGCCAGGAGTAGTCCTAAGCCTGCAGATAATGATGGTCGCGCCCAAGAGCGCAGTAAAGCTGCATTGAATGAAGCCGAATGGTTTATACGTGCTAATTGTTCAACCAGTTTTGACCGTTTATGTAAAGTAGTCCGTGCACATACTTTGGTGGAGATAGAAGGAGCAGGATCAAGACACAGTGGCCCTTACCTAGTTTCAGGTGTCACACATAGCATTGATGCGGTATCATACAAAATGCAGGTAGAATTAATAAGGAATGCGTGGGATAAAGCAGCGAATAAGAACGGTTTATCCGGATTGGGGATGTGA
- a CDS encoding ATP-binding protein produces MAAQVIANSLGLALYRVDLSSVVSKYVGESSKNIERILSRAAKMNIVLFFDEADALFGKRTSEVKDAHDHFVNTDTSYLLQAIEEYPGIAILASNKKNAMDSAFLRRIRYVIEFPKPDPKQRRQLWQQLLQSMVNEKISAPLEEQLSRLSDVVELTGAQIKLSILSAIYMARREKVAVSISHLLRVLNWN; encoded by the coding sequence ATGGCAGCACAGGTAATAGCCAATTCGCTTGGTCTTGCGCTTTACAGGGTCGACCTCTCATCTGTAGTGAGTAAATATGTTGGTGAGTCATCAAAGAACATAGAACGGATACTCTCACGGGCTGCCAAAATGAATATTGTGCTGTTTTTTGACGAAGCAGATGCGTTGTTTGGCAAGCGGACTTCAGAAGTAAAGGATGCGCATGACCACTTTGTCAATACCGACACCAGTTACCTCTTACAGGCAATAGAAGAATATCCGGGTATCGCCATCTTGGCGAGTAATAAAAAGAATGCGATGGACAGTGCGTTCCTGCGCAGAATCAGGTATGTCATTGAATTTCCTAAACCAGATCCAAAACAACGGCGCCAGTTATGGCAGCAACTGTTACAGTCAATGGTTAATGAAAAAATATCTGCGCCACTGGAAGAGCAGCTATCCCGGCTATCAGACGTAGTGGAACTTACCGGAGCTCAGATTAAACTCTCTATTTTATCTGCAATTTATATGGCGAGGCGGGAGAAAGTAGCAGTTTCAATTTCACACCTTTTGAGGGTATTAAACTGGAACTAG